From one Candidatus Syntrophosphaera sp. genomic stretch:
- a CDS encoding carboxypeptidase regulatory-like domain-containing protein, with translation MRKTVLILTVILSLALVLMSCGKKTTKPEDTPNVLDSNTIVLSGTVLEAVQSWGENDEYLSIPAGAETQGLAVGKIIVGGPSANFPDGFLRKITAMDVTEDSYTAVTEPASIAEALESGYLAFSHTLSPDRLVSTQAALPGVKLVPNSKGTFGFQINTVLYDEDNNPNTTNDQVVFNGTVDLDLGFAGHIHVQGNRLKGMRIVANEELDVNADVSSSVSFFGIDHQVQIFSQAFQPIVFFMGPFPVVMTPVLDMNLNLNGNATATITLGYNYTNTVSAGIKYENNSWTPIHTIDEDGNSDMEDPLAFNISYRTSLQPQLSVLLYGLAGPYVALGAYGEIVVDPLQSVWWKLLGGFYGEAGLNTTVLDDVLPQAGPWELFDTSFIIRQAANPIQGTLLGQVKDAVTLQGIPGVNVGAFVGNELISSGSTDANGQFQFDMETGTGYRILFTKDGYHDVTYNNVAVYGNQETTLETVMQIDESYAGVGTINGHIYNALNGQPVSDVNLVFRTGLNTSAGNTVGSVSTDSYGYYSIATLSTGNYTAEASRDDFVTTYFNVVVVGGETMSGQDGVITPIMDATEIRVVLTWGATPSDLDSHITGPNPAGGRFHVYYANSDFYYNDVQYCALDYDDVTSYGPETITIYTQNDGLYRYSVHDYTNRYSTTSYALSNSGATVRVYFGSNLVQTFFVPSNQIGTLWTVFELYGTQIVPKNIMSNESDPYSITKDDQTDGALLQDLPKK, from the coding sequence ATGAGAAAGACAGTTTTAATACTGACAGTTATTTTGAGCCTGGCCCTGGTGCTGATGTCCTGCGGCAAGAAAACGACCAAACCGGAAGACACCCCCAATGTATTGGACAGCAATACCATAGTGCTTTCCGGCACGGTGCTGGAAGCTGTGCAATCCTGGGGTGAGAACGATGAGTATCTGAGCATTCCCGCGGGCGCTGAAACGCAGGGGCTCGCGGTGGGCAAGATCATTGTGGGCGGGCCGTCCGCAAACTTTCCCGACGGCTTTCTGCGCAAAATCACCGCCATGGACGTGACTGAAGATTCCTATACCGCGGTAACCGAACCCGCGAGCATAGCGGAAGCGCTGGAATCGGGATACCTGGCTTTCAGCCACACCCTGAGTCCGGACAGGCTCGTATCCACCCAAGCCGCCCTGCCGGGGGTCAAACTGGTTCCCAATTCCAAGGGCACTTTCGGTTTTCAAATCAACACCGTGCTCTACGATGAGGATAACAACCCCAATACGACAAACGATCAGGTCGTCTTCAACGGAACTGTGGATCTCGACTTGGGCTTCGCCGGACACATCCATGTTCAGGGCAACCGTCTGAAAGGCATGAGAATCGTAGCCAACGAAGAGCTCGACGTCAACGCGGATGTTTCCAGCAGTGTCAGCTTCTTCGGGATCGACCACCAGGTGCAGATCTTTTCCCAGGCCTTCCAGCCGATCGTTTTTTTCATGGGCCCCTTCCCCGTGGTCATGACCCCTGTTCTGGACATGAATCTGAACCTAAACGGAAACGCCACTGCCACCATCACTCTGGGCTATAACTACACCAATACCGTCTCCGCCGGGATCAAATATGAGAACAACTCCTGGACCCCCATCCACACCATAGACGAAGATGGAAATTCGGACATGGAAGATCCCCTTGCTTTCAACATCAGCTATAGAACCTCACTGCAACCCCAACTGAGCGTTCTGCTTTACGGGCTGGCCGGACCATACGTGGCCCTCGGTGCCTATGGCGAAATTGTGGTGGATCCCCTGCAAAGCGTTTGGTGGAAGCTTCTGGGCGGTTTCTATGGTGAGGCGGGATTGAACACAACAGTCCTCGATGACGTTCTGCCCCAGGCCGGACCTTGGGAACTCTTTGACACCAGCTTCATCATCCGCCAGGCCGCCAATCCCATCCAGGGAACTCTGCTCGGGCAGGTGAAGGACGCCGTAACCTTGCAGGGAATTCCCGGTGTCAATGTTGGCGCTTTTGTGGGAAATGAACTCATCAGCTCTGGGAGCACCGATGCGAACGGACAATTCCAATTCGACATGGAAACCGGAACGGGATATCGCATCCTCTTCACCAAGGATGGCTATCACGACGTAACCTACAACAACGTGGCAGTTTACGGAAACCAGGAGACCACTTTGGAAACCGTGATGCAGATAGATGAAAGCTACGCTGGAGTGGGAACCATCAACGGTCATATTTACAACGCCCTGAACGGACAGCCCGTGTCTGACGTTAACCTGGTCTTCCGGACTGGCCTGAACACCAGCGCCGGAAACACGGTGGGAAGCGTCAGCACCGATTCCTACGGTTATTACAGCATCGCCACCCTCAGCACTGGAAACTACACTGCGGAAGCCTCCCGAGACGATTTTGTGACCACCTATTTCAATGTGGTGGTGGTTGGCGGAGAGACGATGTCTGGCCAGGACGGCGTTATCACACCCATTATGGACGCCACGGAGATCCGCGTTGTCCTCACCTGGGGCGCCACACCTTCCGACCTGGATTCCCACATCACCGGCCCCAATCCCGCGGGCGGGAGATTCCATGTCTATTATGCCAACAGCGACTTCTATTACAACGATGTGCAGTATTGCGCTCTGGATTACGATGACGTGACCTCCTACGGCCCGGAAACCATCACCATCTACACCCAGAACGATGGACTCTACCGCTATAGCGTGCACGATTATACAAACCGCTACAGCACAACCAGTTATGCCCTCAGCAACAGCGGGGCGACCGTGCGCGTCTATTTTGGCAGCAATCTGGTGCAGACCTTCTTCGTGCCGTCCAATCAGATCGGGACTTTGTGGACCGTTTTTGAGCTCTACGGCACGCAGATCGTGCCCAAAAACATCATGTCCAATGAAAGCGACCCCTACTCAATTACCAAAGATGATCAGACCGACGGGGCCCTGCTGCAGGACCTGCCTAAAAAGTAA
- a CDS encoding adenosine-specific kinase, protein MELRLEQLKFPSDANIILGQTHFIKSVEDLFEAMVNSVPGIKFGLAFCEASGPCLIRKEGTDSELIECAVENMYRLASGHSFLIVMREAFPINVLPAVKDCREVVSVFCATANPVQVVIAKTDQGNGILGVIDGSAPKGIELDTDVTHRKKFLRDIGYKR, encoded by the coding sequence ATGGAACTCAGGCTTGAGCAGCTTAAATTCCCCTCCGACGCCAATATCATACTGGGCCAGACCCACTTCATCAAGAGTGTGGAGGACCTGTTCGAGGCAATGGTCAACAGTGTTCCCGGGATAAAGTTCGGGCTGGCATTTTGTGAGGCCTCGGGACCCTGCCTGATCCGCAAGGAAGGCACGGATAGCGAGTTGATCGAATGCGCTGTGGAAAACATGTATCGCCTCGCGTCCGGGCACAGCTTCCTGATCGTGATGCGGGAAGCCTTTCCCATCAACGTTTTGCCGGCTGTCAAAGACTGCCGCGAGGTGGTCAGTGTCTTCTGCGCCACCGCCAATCCGGTCCAGGTGGTGATCGCCAAAACAGACCAGGGCAACGGCATCCTGGGCGTGATCGACGGTTCGGCGCCGAAAGGGATTGAACTGGACACCGATGTGACCCATCGCAAGAAATTCCTGCGGGATATCGGATACAAGCGCTGA
- the thpR gene encoding RNA 2',3'-cyclic phosphodiesterase — translation MKYRSFIALEAPAQVHACLADRLAALRTVRGVNWVKEQNLHLTLLFLGDVESVLIPELEKVLDAHTARRNAFSLALKGLQLFPAKAPRLVWASLASQDDALSLWHKELLKTLRAEGFEPDAKPLRLHITLGRIKSALPADLEREIMQSAVEQGFFAYDTLTLYRSVLKPEGPTYHVLNQYKLP, via the coding sequence ATGAAATACCGCAGTTTCATAGCGCTGGAGGCTCCCGCTCAGGTCCATGCCTGCCTGGCGGATAGGCTGGCGGCGCTGAGAACGGTCCGGGGCGTGAACTGGGTCAAGGAGCAAAACCTGCATCTGACCCTGCTCTTTCTGGGTGATGTGGAAAGCGTCCTGATCCCTGAACTGGAAAAGGTCCTGGACGCCCACACGGCCCGCCGGAATGCCTTTTCCCTGGCCCTCAAAGGCTTGCAACTCTTTCCAGCCAAGGCTCCGCGCCTGGTTTGGGCCAGCCTCGCCAGCCAGGACGACGCGCTTTCCCTTTGGCACAAGGAATTGCTCAAAACATTGCGGGCAGAGGGTTTCGAGCCAGACGCCAAGCCCCTGCGGCTGCATATCACCTTGGGCCGGATCAAATCCGCCCTGCCGGCGGATTTAGAGCGCGAGATCATGCAAAGCGCCGTGGAACAAGGCTTTTTCGCGTATGATACGCTTACCCTCTACCGTAGCGTGCTCAAGCCGGAGGGACCGACCTATCACGTTTTGAATCAATACAAACTACCATAA
- the recA gene encoding recombinase RecA, translated as MQDKNKETALKTAISQLEKKYGTGTLMRLGDKPLQNVDVIPTGAFNLDLALGIGGIPRGRVTEIYGAEASGKTTLALHIAAEAQKLGGIVAFIDAEHALDTAYAKRLGVQIEEMLLSQPDGGEQALEVCETLVRSSAVDLVIVDSVAALVPKAEIEGDMGDSHVGLQARLMSQALRKLTAIVSKSNTAVLFINQTRMKIGATAYMNPETTSGGVALKFYASLRMEVRFAGGIRLGGTDTDVIGAKTRVKIVKNKLAPPFKTVVFPIIFGEGISHLDIILDMAIDMGIVKKSGSWFSYEDTKLGQGAEKTKQYLKENPSLLQEVETKVKDKANPEVLFDSERVDDAEDNTKE; from the coding sequence ATGCAGGACAAAAACAAAGAAACCGCATTGAAGACCGCAATTTCTCAACTGGAGAAAAAATACGGCACCGGTACGCTGATGCGCTTGGGCGACAAGCCGTTGCAAAACGTGGACGTGATCCCCACCGGGGCTTTCAACCTCGATCTGGCCCTGGGCATCGGCGGAATCCCGCGTGGCCGGGTAACCGAGATCTACGGCGCCGAAGCCAGCGGCAAGACGACCCTGGCGCTGCACATCGCGGCTGAAGCACAGAAACTTGGGGGCATCGTGGCTTTCATCGATGCCGAACACGCTCTGGACACGGCCTACGCCAAACGCCTCGGCGTGCAGATCGAAGAGATGCTGCTTTCCCAGCCCGATGGCGGCGAACAGGCCCTCGAGGTCTGCGAAACCCTGGTCCGCAGCTCCGCGGTCGATCTGGTGATCGTGGATTCCGTTGCGGCCCTGGTTCCCAAGGCTGAGATCGAAGGAGACATGGGAGACAGCCACGTGGGGCTGCAGGCCCGTCTGATGAGCCAGGCCCTGCGCAAGCTGACCGCCATCGTCTCAAAATCCAACACCGCGGTGCTCTTCATCAACCAGACCCGCATGAAGATCGGCGCCACGGCCTACATGAATCCGGAAACTACCTCTGGCGGGGTGGCTCTCAAATTCTACGCCTCCCTGCGCATGGAAGTCCGCTTTGCAGGCGGGATCAGGCTCGGCGGCACGGATACCGACGTCATTGGGGCCAAGACCAGGGTCAAGATCGTCAAAAACAAGCTCGCTCCGCCCTTCAAGACTGTGGTTTTTCCCATCATCTTCGGAGAAGGGATCTCGCATCTGGACATCATTCTGGATATGGCCATCGACATGGGCATCGTTAAAAAGAGCGGGTCCTGGTTCTCCTACGAGGACACCAAACTGGGCCAGGGGGCCGAGAAAACCAAGCAGTACCTGAAAGAAAATCCATCTCTGCTGCAGGAAGTCGAGACCAAGGTCAAAGATAAGGCCAATCCTGAAGTCCTCTTTGATTCCGAACGAGTCGATGACGCTGAGGATAATACCAAGGAATAG
- a CDS encoding RecX family transcriptional regulator: protein MDETCRGILPLRVLLPLYPAEFCGDISDAEAKELLDLLKKQALYLLMDYLAKAEHSEFQCRNLLKRKQFEASIREETIARCRELGYLDNARFAEVLINSHIARRASKRAISAKLREQRIAPLIWEPLLEELYDKEEAADNLSLLLKKYCATHRGLEPQKLKEKAFTYLFRKGFDLGDIQAAWEDLGK, encoded by the coding sequence TTGGATGAAACTTGTAGGGGCATCCTGCCTTTGAGGGTGCTCCTGCCCCTTTATCCGGCTGAGTTTTGCGGAGATATCTCTGACGCTGAGGCCAAAGAACTTCTGGACCTGCTCAAAAAGCAGGCCCTGTACCTGCTGATGGACTATCTGGCCAAGGCTGAGCACAGCGAGTTCCAGTGCCGCAACCTGCTGAAAAGGAAGCAGTTCGAAGCTTCCATCAGAGAGGAAACCATCGCCCGATGCAGGGAGCTGGGCTATCTGGACAACGCCCGCTTTGCCGAGGTCCTGATCAACTCCCATATTGCCCGCCGGGCCAGCAAACGCGCCATCAGCGCCAAACTGCGGGAGCAGCGCATTGCTCCTCTGATCTGGGAACCGCTGTTGGAGGAGCTTTACGACAAAGAGGAAGCCGCGGATAATCTTTCCTTGCTGCTGAAGAAATATTGCGCCACGCATCGCGGGCTGGAGCCGCAAAAGCTGAAGGAGAAAGCGTTTACCTATCTTTTCCGAAAGGGGTTTGACCTCGGGGATATCCAGGCGGCTTGGGAAGATCTGGGTAAATAA